One Spodoptera frugiperda isolate SF20-4 chromosome 10, AGI-APGP_CSIRO_Sfru_2.0, whole genome shotgun sequence genomic region harbors:
- the LOC126911182 gene encoding cyclin-dependent kinase 11B-like — MTSKRIKKQKQDIIDVDSPFHPAFQSCRSVDEFQYLYKIDEGSFGVIHGAKDKQTGELVALKHLKKINEREGYTIAARRELEILHKMRHPNIVADCGLASTPSNEQVFIVMELVNYDLKAFMDTMYSNMQLFSVEHFTPDVVTRWYPAPEILLLFNDYSSPVDMWSVGCIFAELITLWPLFPGSSELDQMTKIFKTLGTPSDSIWPGYSESTVVRNLILDDYPPGGLRKEISQELLSEDGLSLLQCFLTYDPSKRITAAAALEHAYFNEQPVAVEPAMFLESPARSAVMPG, encoded by the exons ATGACGTCGAAGaggattaaaaaacaaaagcaagaCATCATTGATGTTGACTCTCCCTTCCATCCGGCGTTCCAGAGTTGTCGATCTGTAGACGAGTTCCAATACCTCTACAAAATCGACGAAGGATCATTCGGAGTTATCCATGGAGCCAAGGACAAGCAGACAGGAGAACTCGTTGCCCTCAaacatctaaaaaaaataaatgaaagagaAGGATACACCATCGCCGCTCGGAGAGAGCTTGAGATATTGCATAAAATGCGACATCCTAATATCGTCGCAGACTGCGGACTAGCATCGACTCCCAGCAACGAACAAGTCTTTATAGTCATGGAGCTCGTTAACTACGACCTTAAAGCTTTCATGGACACAATGTATAGCAACATGCAACTGTTTTCTGTTGAACAT TTTACGCCAGATGTAGTTACGCGCTGGTACCCGGCACCTGAAATTCTGCTtctttttaatgattactcctctcctgtcgacatgtggagtgttGGGTGCATCTTCGCTGAGTTGATTACCTTGTGGCCACTGTTTCCCGGCTCATCTGAATTGGATCAGATGACAAAGATATTCAAGACTTTGGGGACGCCCTCAGACTCAATTTGGCCGGGTTACAGCGAATCGACAGTAGTAAGAAATCTTATATTAGACGACTATCCTCCGGGCGGGTTGCGCAAAGAAATAAGTCAGGAGCTGCTTTCAGAAGACGGACTGTCTTTACTGCAATGCTTTTTGACATATGATCCATCAAAAAGAATCACAGCAGCCGCTGCTTTAGAGCACGCGTACTTCAATGAGCAGCCGGTGGCGGTGGAGCCGGCCATGTTCCTGGAGTCACCCGCTCGCAGCGCTGTCATGCCCGGGTGA
- the LOC118277222 gene encoding cyclin-dependent kinase 11B-like, which yields MNSENIFNILEEVHLDLQNCRSIEEFQFLDRVNEGTFGVVYRGSDKKTGDIVALKHFKKINETTGFSIAAQRELDLLMEMEHINIVTGHEIAVGSRSDEVFLVMEYVPNEINSLMHTMRNNRITFGPEHVKCIMAQLLTAIQYLHHSSVFHRDLKPSNILITEDGILKVADFGWARDYDMGISNQQYTPVVVTRWYRAPELLLRSKTYGTPIDMWSVGCIFAELINLQPLFPGTSEINQLQIMYEVLGTPSDTVWPGYSALPLVSEIIFDEYPSGGLRKKINQDLLSESGFSLLVEMLTYDPSRRATATEALLHPYFNEEPAAIEPAMFMSSLWLEDSGSDAEDHEQYSGSGTEDHGKYYGSDTWYDESYHSTDSEEDLTSDANSSVSSNLNTDDDTTE from the coding sequence ATGAATTCtgaaaacattttcaacatATTGGAAGAAGTGCATCTAGATTTACAGAACTGTAGATCGATTGAGGAGTTCCAATTTCTCGATAGAGTTAACGAAGGAACATTTGGAGTCGTTTACAGAGGAAGCGACAAGAAAACAGGCGACATTGTTgcactaaaacattttaaaaaaattaatgagaCGACCGGATTCTCCATCGCCGCGCAGAGAGAGCTCGACCTACTGATGGAGATGGAGCACATCAATATTGTCACAGGACACGAGATCGCGGTGGGCTCCAGAAGTGACGAGGTATTCCTAGTTATGGAATATGTGCCAAACGAAATTAACAGCTTAATGCACACAATGCGTAACAACAGAATAACGTTTGGCCCAGAACACGTAAAGTGCATTATGGCCCAATTGCTGACCGCCATTCAATATCTCCACCACAGCAGTGTATTTCACCGCGATCTCAAACCATCCAATATTCTAATTACTGAAGATGGCATACTGAAGGTGGCAGATTTTGGGTGGGCCCGAGATTATGATATGGGGATATCAAATCAGCAATACACGCCGGTTGTGGTAACGCGCTGGTACCGTGCGCCCGAGCTGCTACTACGCAGCAAAACATACGGCACTCCAATAGACATGTGGAGTGTCGGGTGCATATTCGCTGAACTGATAAATTTGCAGCCGCTGTTTCCTGGGACATCTGAAATTAATCAGTTACAAATAATGTACGAGGTTCTGGGTACACCTTCGGACACAGTTTGGCCCGGCTATAGCGCATTGCCATTAGTTAGCGAAATAATATTCGACGAATATCCATCGGGCGGGCTGCGCAAGAAAATAAACCAGGACCTACTGTCAGAAAGTGGATTTTCTTTGCTGGTTGAAATGTTAACGTATGATCCATCAAGACGGGCGACAGCAACTGAAGCATTGCTGCACCCTTACTTTAACGAGGAGCCGGCGGCAATAGAGCCGGCCATGTTCATGTCTTCGCTGTGGTTAGAAGACTCCGGCTCTGACGCGGAAGACCACGAGCAGTACAGCGGCTCTGGCACAGAAGACCACGGGAAGTACTATGGCTCTGACACGTGGTACGACGAGAGTTACCACAGCACTGATTCAGAAGAGGATCTCACTTCTGACGCAAATTCTTCCGTTAGCAGCAATCTGAACACCGATGACGACACGACGGAATAA
- the LOC118277408 gene encoding uncharacterized protein LOC118277408, translated as MCCASGKVQLPDIETPPEPLNGLLIGTDPDSNVFLKSIRTFNSCFQMTSFGATEIVRNTNSLGQQYNSTFKIRGQVYHKIGSLLPMPNEAHKFLQIYFMGGEDSGSALANRVNARCDYNNLDSFFAKRIVSELDALLNEHNELLKIFKSHMHKLQNDNHAIVINPDKTPAGEHIRRFNAPVVDDVAGIMVGDCTGTREIVVRRRSNNLQFIADTHRSYDALQYPLIFWKGQDGYCINIKQRDPVSGAETNKNVSSKDYYAYRLMIRRGWDNVILRCRELCQQFMVDMYAKIEGERLRYLRYNQLKLRAEEYIHLRDAINNNADAAEIGNSVILPSSYVGSPRHMQEYIQDALTFVREYGRPCLFITFTCNPKWPEIVSLLLPGQNSIHRHDVTARVFKQKLKSLIGFITKLHVFGRTRCWLYSVEWQKRGLPHAHILVWLIDKIRPEEIDSIISAELPDPSTDQLLFDIVTANMIHGPCGTLNRTSPCMADGKCTKNFPKDFTNDTITNVDGYPIYRRRSPDNGGRSFIKNINNTDIDIDNRWVVPYSPLLSKTYNAHINVEFCSSVKSIKYICKYVHKGSDMAVFRVENTNVNAPPVNKNDEITLYQIGRYISSNEAAWRIFGFPIHERDPAVVQLAVHLENGQRVFFTNETAIDRAVNPPKTTLTEFFELSRAQILWDNHKDSMTDDILHQHRTRCNDVTITFSDAMYNEALIAIEDLCIIIANLSLSHFGMNSPDRATSDLMNTEMNREMQYNTVEMAAIVTRNVPLMNEEQKIIYDRIMLAVSAGQGGFFFLDAPGGTGKTFLISLILAEIRSNNGIALAVASSGIAATLLDGGRTAHSIFKLPLNIQNNPDGVCNIKKQSSMATVLKQCKIIIWDECTMAHKHSLEALNRTLKDIKNNDKLFGGTLCATA; from the exons ATGTGCTGCGCGTCAGGAAAAGTTCAACTACCCGACATTGAAACACCACCGGAACCATTGAACGGTTTACTTATCGGCACGGATCCAGATTCTAACGTGTTCTTGAAGTCCATTCGAACATTCAATTcatgctttcaaatgacatcgtTCGGAGCAACAGAAATAGTTCGAAATACTAATTCACTTGGTCAACAATACAattctacatttaaaattagAGGCCAAGTTTATCATAAAATAGGCTCATTACTGCCAATGCCAAACGAAGCACATAAATTTTTACAAATCTACTTTATGGGCGGCGAGGATTCCGGAAGCGCACTTGCCAATCGTGTGAATGCACGTTGTGACTATAACAACCTTGATTCATTTTTTGCCAAACGCATCGTAAGCGAACTGGACGCTCTACTGAATGAGCACAATGAATTgttgaaaatattcaaatcacaCATGCATAAATTACAAAACGATAACCACGCTATTGTCATTAATCCTGATAAAACACCAGCTGGAGAACATATTCGTAGATTTAATGCACCTGTTGTTGACGACGTTGCGGGAATCATGGTTGGCGATTGTACAGGCACACGAGAAATTGTGGTTCGTAGAAGGAGTAATAATCTTCAGTTCATTGCTGATACACATCGTTCATATGATGCTCTCCAATATCCGCTAATTTTCTGGAAGGGACAAGACGGATACTGCATAAATATCAAACAACGCGATCCCGTATCAG gAGCCGAAACAAACAAGAACGTTAGCTCGAAAGATTATTATGCGTACCGATTGATGATTCGACGCGGCTGGGACAACGTCATTCTACGATGTCGCGAGCTTTGTCAACAATTCATGGTCGACATGTACGCCAAGATAGAAGGCGAACGACTACGATACTTACGATATAATCAACTCAAGCTACGTGCGGAAGAGTACATTCACTTGCGGGACGCTATTAACAACAACGCTGACGCTGCCGAAATTGGTAACTCTGTCATTCTACCGTCATCGTATGTGGGCAGTCCACGTCATATGCAAGAATATATACAGGATGCTCTGACTTTCGTGCGCGAATATGGACGACCGTGTTTATTTATCACGTTTACATGTAATCCAAAATGGCCAGAGATTGTATCTTTGCTATTGCCTGGCCAAAATTCAATCCATCGTCATGACGTTACAGCACGTGTGTTCAAACAAAAGTTGAAGTCTTTAATAGGTTTCATTACTAAATTACATGTATTCGGCCGCACACGTTGCTGGCTGTATTCAGTTGAGTGGCAAAAGCGAGGATTACCTCATGCTCACATTTTGGTTTGGTTAATCGATAAAATCCGTCCTGAAGAAATCGATAGTATCATTTCTGCAGAACTTCCAGATCCGTCTACTGACCAACTGCTGTTTGATATTGTTACAGCGAACATGATTCATGGTCCATGCGGTACTCTTAATCGTACATCGCCTTGCATGGCAGATGGAAAATGTACTAAAAATTTCCCTAAAGATTTCACGAACGATACGATCACAAATGTCGACGGATATCCAATATATCGTCGAAGAAGTCCCGATAATGGCGGAAgatcatttattaaaaacatcaaCAACACAGACATTGACATTGATAATCGTTGGGTGGTACCATATTCACCTCTGTTGAGCAAGACGTACAATGCTCATATTAATGTTGAGTTCTGCAGTTCTGTGAAGAGCATCAAATACATTTGCAAGTATGTCCATAAAGGCAGTGATATGGCTGTGTTTAGAGTGGAAAATACTAACGTGAATGCTCCACCAGTGAATAAAAACGATGAAATAACACTTTATCAAATTGGTCGGTACATCAGCTCCAATGAAGCTGCTTGGCGTATCTTTGGTTTCCCGATTCATGAACGGGATCCAGCAGTTGTTCAGTTAGCCGTCCATCTCGAAAACGGCCAGCGTGTATTTTTCACGAACGAGACAGCAATTGATCGTGCTGTAAATCCACCTAAAACTACACTCACTGAATTTTTCGAATTGT CTCGAGCACAGATATTGTGGGATAATCACAAAGATTCAATGACTGATGATATATTGCATCAACATCGTACACGATGCAACGATGTAACGATAACGTTCAGCGACGCTATGTACAATGAAGCATTGATTGCTATTGAAGATCTCTGCATTATAATTGCTAATTTATCACTCAGTCATTTCGGTATGAATTCGCCAGATCGAGCTACATCTGATTTAATGAATACGGAAATGAATCGTGAAATGCAGTACAACACTGTAGAAATGGCGGCGATTGTTACTCGCAATGTCCCATTAATGAATGAGGAACAAAAAATCATTTACGACCGCATTATGCTCGCAGTTTCAGCAGGACAAGGTGGATTCTTCTTTTTGGATGCACCAGGTGGAACTGGAAAAACATTCCTTATTTCGCTAATTCTTGCTGAAATACGATCAAATAATGGCATCGCATTGGCCGTTGCATCGTCAGGCATTGCTGCAACTTTATTGGATGGAGGCAGAACAGctcattcaatatttaaactgccattaaatattcaaaataaccCTGACGGAGTgtgcaacataaaaaaacaatcgtcCATGGCCACCGTGCTGAAACAATGTAAAATTATCATCTGGGATGAATGTACTATGGCGCACAAACATTCACTTGAGGCGTTGAACAGGACGTTAAAAGATATCAAAAACAACGACAAACTATTTGGCGGCACTCT GTGTGCCACCgcataa
- the LOC126911181 gene encoding cyclin-dependent kinase 11B-like: MNSVKSFNMLEEVNLDLQNCRSIEEFQFLDRVNEGTFGVVYRGSDKKTGDIVALKHFKKINETTGFSIAAQRELDLLMEMEHINIVTGHEIAVGSRSDEVFLVMEYVPNEMNSLMHTMRNNRVAFGPEHVKCLMLQLLTAVQYLHHSSVFHRDLKPSNILLTEDGILKVADFGMARDFDIPYQQYTPVVVTRWYRAPELLLRSKTYGTPIDMWSVGCIFAELMNLQPLFPGTSEINQLKIIFEVLGTPSDTVWPGYSKLPLVNDIIFDEFPSGGLRKKMNQDLLTDNGFSLLLELLTYDPTMRATSTEALLHPYFDEQPLAVEPAMFMTSLWSEYSGSDSGNDQQYSGSDMWYDEQYSRTDTADDLTFASSYSVGTSDNDDGAT, encoded by the coding sequence ATGAATTCTGTGAAGAGTTTCAACATGTTGGAAGAAGTGAACCTAGATTTACAGAACTGTAGATCAATTGAAGAGTTCCAGTTTCTCGATAGAGTTAACGAAGGAACATTTGGAGTCGTTTACAGAGGCAGCGACAAGAAAACAGGCGACATTGTTGCCCtgaaacatttcaaaaaaattaatgagACGACAGGATTCTCCATCGCCGCGCAGAGAGAGCTCGACCTACTGATGGAAATGGAGCACATCAATATTGTCACAGGACACGAGATCGCGGTGGGCTCCAGAAGTGACGAGGTATTCCTAGTTATGGAGTATGTGCCCAATGAAATGAACAGTTTAATGCACACAATGCGTAACAACAGGGTAGCGTTTGGCCCCGAACACGTAAAGTGCCTCATGCTTCAATTACTGACCGCCGTTCAATATCTACACCACAGCAGTGTATTTCACCGTGATCTGAAACCATCCAACATTCTACTTACCGAAGATGGTATACTGAAGGTGGCAGATTTCGGAATGGCCCGAGATTTTGATATCCCCTATCAGCAATATACGCCGGTTGTGGTAACGCGCTGGTACCGTGCGCCCGAGCTGCTACTACGCAGCAAAACATACGGCACTCCCATAGACATGTGGAGTGTCGGGTGCATATTCGCTGAGCTGATGAATCTGCAGCCGCTGTTTCCCGGGACTTCTGAAATtaatcagttaaaaataatattcgagGTTCTGGGTACACCATCAGACACAGTTTGGCCCGGCTACAGCAAGTTACCTCTTGTTAACGATATAATATTCGACGAGTTTCCATCGGGCGGGTTGCGCAAGAAGATGAACCAGGACCTACTCACGGATAACGGATTTTCTTTGCTGCTTGAATTGTTGACATATGATCCGACAATGCGCGCGACGTCAACTGAAGCATTGCTGCACCCTTACTTTGACGAGCAGCCGTTAGCGGTGGAGCCGGCCATGTTTATGACGTCGCTGTGGTCAGAGTACTCCGGCTCTGACTCGGGAAATGACCAGCAGTACTCCGGCTCTGACATGTGGTACGACGAGCAGTACTCCAGAACTGACACGGCTGACGATCTTACCTTCGCTTCAAGTTATTCCGTTGGTACATCGGACAACGATGATGGCGCGacgtaa
- the LOC126911184 gene encoding cyclin-dependent kinase 11B-like yields MDHQYKNCSTDQVKREAVTPLPPFRLAFQSRRSLTEFQYLNKIAEGAFGAVFRARDKKKDEIVALKRIKTDNRNEGFFVAALRELKILLKIQHPNIVAGRELVLGNNMEEVFVVMDYVPHDLRSYMDAMRKKRQLFPPGQVKCLMTQLLCALQHLHENWILHRDLKPSNILLSHKGVLKVADFGLAREYGLPPRQYTPGMVTLWYRAPELLLFSDEYSTPIDMWSIGCIFAEFITLRPLFPGRSEVDQINRIFEGLGTPTDTTWPGYSELPVGNVTFQNHPTGRWREMIRNNLLSEDGLSLLEEFLLYDPVERMTAAAALDHPYFKEQPVAIEPDMMPTWPAKSEGNRQSPRARRPPLPTSKSLASSSDDAHKKALFRANNFVMNILQIFVSL; encoded by the exons ATGGATCATCAGTACAAGAACTGCAGCACGGATCAAGTAAAACGTGAAGCTGTTACACCGCTACCTCCATTCCGCCTGGCGTTTCAAAGCAGACGATCTCTGACCGAGTTCCAATATTTGAACAAGATTGCAGAAGGAGCCTTCGGAGCTGTGTTCAGAGCTCGGGATAAGAAAAAAGACGAAATAGTTGCTCTCAAAAGAATTAAAACCGACAATCGCAATGAAGGATTTTTCGTCGCAGCTTTGAGAGAACTAAAAATATTGCTCAAGATTCAACATCCAAATATTGTCGCCGGGCGGGAACTAGTATTAGGCAACAATATGGAGGAAGTGTTCGTAGTCATGGACTACGTGCCTCACGACTTGAGGAGTTACATGGATGCCATGCGCAAAAAACGTCAATTATTTCCACCGGGCCAAGTCAAGTGTCTAATGACACAGCTCTTATGTGCTCTACAACATCTTCACGAGAATTGGATACTCCATCGTGATCTTAAGCCCAGTAACATATTACTCTCACATAAAGGTGTCCTAAAGGTGGCAGACTTCGGGTTGGCGCGAGAGTATGGATTGCCTCCTCGGCAATACACGCCGGGTATGGTTACCTTATGGTACCGGGCGCCCGAATTGCTACTATTTTCAGACGAATATTCGACTCCAATCGATATGTGGAGTATTGGCTGCATATTCGcagaatttattactttacgGCCTCTGTTTCCCGGACGATCTGAGGTCGATCAGATTAACAGAATCTTCGAGGGTTTGGGAACACCAACAGACACGACTTGGCCCGGCTACAGTGAGTTACCTGTAGGTAATGTTACGTTTCAAAATCATCCAACAGGCCGATGGCGAGAAATGATACGTAACAATCTACTTTCTGAAGATGGGCTATCTCTACTGGAAGAGTTTTTGTTATATGATCCAGTGGAAAGAATGACAGCAGCCGCCGCTTTGGATCATCCATACTTCAAAGAACAGCCAGTGGCGATCGAACCGGACATGATGCCGACGTGGCCCGCCAAGTCGGAGG GAAATCGTCAATCGCCAAGGGCAAGAAGGCCACCGCTGCCGACAAGTAAGTCCCTTGCATCGTCGTCTGACGATGCACACAaaaaagcccttttcagggctaacaattttgtcatgaatattttacaaatattcgtttctttataa
- the LOC126911183 gene encoding cyclin-dependent kinase 11B-like, whose translation MEYVPHEVYYIMQTMRSDRQMFGPEHVKSLMIELLTAVQYLHHSSVFHRDLKPSNIILTEDGILKVADFGLAREYKGPHKQYSPDVATLWYCAPELLLDTKTYGTPIDMWSVGCIFAEVIVFQPLFVTESVKGSTPALTRERISPLTQGISLMP comes from the coding sequence ATGGAGTACGTGCCTCATGAAGTGTACTATATAATGCAGACAATGCGTAGCGACAGACAAATGTTCGGCCCCGAACACGTTAAGAGCCTAATGATAGAACTGCTGACCGCCGTTCAATATCTACACCACAGCAGTGTATTTCACCGTGATCTCAAACCGTCCAATATTATACTTACCGAAGATGGTATACTGAAGGTGGCAGATTTTGGCTTGGCCAGAGAATACAAAGGCCCTCATAAGCAATATTCGCCAGATGTAGCAACACTATGGTACTGTGCGCCGGAATTGCTGCTAGACACCAAGACATACGGCACTCCCATAGACATGTGGAGTGTTGGGTGTATATTTGCTGAAGTAATTGTGTTCCAGCCACTGTTCGTCACTGAATCAGTAAAAGGAAGTACTCCGGCACTGACACGGGAGAGGATCTCACCTCTCACTCAAGGTATTTCGTTGATGCCTTAG
- the LOC118277228 gene encoding cyclin-dependent kinase 11B-like: MEGVLKVADFGLAREYGLPPRQYTPGIVTLWYRAPELLLISDEYCTPIDMWSIGCIFAELVTLRPLFPGRSDVDQINKIFEGLGTPTDTTWPGYSELPVGNVMFQKHPTGRLREMIRNNLLSDDGLSLLEEFLLYDPVNRMTAAAALDHAYFKEQPVAIEPDMMPTWPAKSEDTPQLQLSP, translated from the coding sequence ATGGAAGGAGTCTTAAAGGTGGCAGACTTCGGATTGGCGCGAGAGTATGGATTGCCTCCCCGGCAATACACGCCGGGTATCGTTACCTTGTGGTACCGTGCGCCCGAATTGCTGCTGATTTCAGACGAATATTGTACTCCAATCGATATGTGGAGTATTGGCTGCATATTCGCAGAATTGGTTACTTTGCGACCACTGTTTCCCGGACGATCTGACGTCGATCAGATTAACAAAATCTTCGAGGGTTTGGGAACACCAACAGACACGACTTGGCCCGGTTACAGTGAGTTACCTGTAGGTAATGTTATGTTTCAAAAGCATCCAACAGGCAGATTGCGAGAAATGATACGTAACAATCTACTTTCTGACGATGGGCTATCTCTACTGGAAGAGTTTTTGTTGTATGATCCAGTGAATAGAATGACAGCAGCCGCCGCTTTGGATCATGCATACTTCAAAGAACAGCCAGTGGCGATCGAACCGGACATGATGCCGACGTGGCCCGCCAAGTCGGAGGACACCCCGCAGCTGCAGCTCAGTCCCTGA